A single window of Psychrobacter raelei DNA harbors:
- the murU gene encoding N-acetylmuramate alpha-1-phosphate uridylyltransferase MurU, translating into MSQTPHITQAMILAAGKGTRLRPLTLTTPKPLVEVGGQPLIVWHIKALKAAGITDIAINTSWLSDKLMSALGNGEQYGVTIHWSVEEGEPLETAGGIAKALREGALRSEPFILINGDVWSDYDLSGLTEYQLTADQRAHLLMIDNPVHNLKGDFAINNGLAGEHAVEGADKYTFAGISVVSPTLVQGIAEGQVAALAPLLKKAMLGFQVTAEVMQANWVDVGTAERLDDINQNLQIQGTTHHPGRP; encoded by the coding sequence ATGTCTCAAACTCCTCATATTACCCAAGCTATGATCTTGGCTGCAGGTAAAGGCACTCGGCTGCGTCCTTTAACCTTGACCACGCCTAAACCCTTGGTTGAGGTGGGTGGTCAGCCTTTGATTGTATGGCATATTAAGGCTCTAAAAGCGGCAGGTATCACTGATATTGCCATTAATACCTCTTGGTTATCAGACAAGCTGATGTCAGCTTTGGGCAATGGTGAACAATATGGGGTCACCATTCACTGGTCGGTAGAAGAGGGTGAGCCTTTGGAAACAGCCGGCGGTATCGCCAAAGCGCTAAGAGAGGGAGCGTTACGATCTGAGCCTTTTATCTTGATTAATGGTGATGTGTGGAGTGATTATGACTTATCTGGCCTGACTGAGTATCAGTTGACAGCCGATCAACGCGCACACTTATTGATGATTGATAACCCTGTGCATAATCTTAAAGGTGACTTTGCTATTAATAATGGGTTGGCCGGCGAGCACGCGGTTGAAGGTGCTGATAAGTATACCTTTGCGGGTATCAGCGTGGTTTCGCCGACCTTGGTACAAGGTATCGCTGAAGGTCAGGTGGCAGCATTAGCACCTTTATTAAAAAAAGCCATGCTCGGATTTCAAGTGACTGCTGAGGTGATGCAGGCCAATTGGGTAGATGTGGGCACAGCGGAGCGCTTAGACGATATCAACCAAAATCTACAGATACAAGGCACTACTCATCACCCCGGTCGTCCTTAG
- a CDS encoding aminoglycoside phosphotransferase family protein: MTNTTPQPVQANAAEIYHTPKRYEQLSQFIAAAFPQHTLRIESLPGDASFRRYHRVYLQQKEQDFQNDAQLDPSYIVMDAPPQLESIESFVRIDKLMAPKINVPTLLAQDIEQGFLVLQDFGSTEFAHLIAEAKVKQDTGRIDELYRWAIDSLLQLQTLDVAKAKQDFNVADYDAATLAREMTLFSDWFLPYIEVTLDEPTHALWQQFTDGLIEQLLQHPNVVVHRDYHSRNLMQDQYHSKNLGVIDFQDALIGSYAYDLVSLVRDAYVDWSEEQVAGWIEYYWQQCQQMGLPCAAELTYFTAQVNLMGLQRHLKVLGIFIRLAQRDGKTRYLSDIPKVWQDLVVELDWLSQHADAQIQEMVAPFATWLQQHIAPKFKQKFGEK; this comes from the coding sequence ATGACAAATACCACCCCCCAGCCCGTTCAAGCTAACGCGGCAGAGATTTACCATACCCCCAAGCGCTACGAGCAGTTGAGTCAGTTTATTGCAGCGGCGTTTCCGCAGCACACCTTGCGCATCGAAAGCTTACCAGGGGATGCCAGCTTTCGCCGTTATCATAGAGTGTATTTGCAGCAAAAAGAGCAAGATTTTCAAAATGATGCGCAGCTTGATCCAAGTTATATCGTCATGGATGCACCGCCGCAATTAGAGTCTATCGAAAGCTTTGTACGTATCGATAAATTAATGGCGCCAAAAATCAACGTGCCCACCTTACTGGCTCAAGACATTGAGCAAGGCTTTTTGGTGCTACAAGATTTTGGCAGTACAGAATTTGCCCATTTGATTGCCGAGGCCAAAGTAAAGCAGGACACAGGCCGTATCGACGAGCTGTATCGCTGGGCCATTGACAGCTTATTGCAGCTACAGACTTTGGATGTGGCCAAGGCCAAACAAGACTTTAACGTGGCTGATTATGATGCGGCAACTTTAGCGCGTGAAATGACTTTATTTAGTGACTGGTTCTTACCTTATATAGAGGTGACGTTAGATGAGCCTACACACGCTTTATGGCAGCAGTTTACAGATGGGCTGATTGAGCAGTTACTACAGCATCCTAATGTCGTGGTACACAGAGACTATCACAGCCGCAACCTGATGCAAGATCAGTATCACAGCAAGAATCTTGGGGTGATTGACTTTCAAGATGCTTTAATTGGTAGCTATGCTTATGACTTGGTGTCTTTGGTACGTGATGCCTATGTGGATTGGAGCGAAGAGCAGGTAGCGGGCTGGATTGAATATTATTGGCAGCAGTGCCAGCAGATGGGATTGCCCTGTGCCGCTGAGCTTACCTATTTTACCGCACAAGTAAATTTGATGGGCTTACAGCGCCATCTAAAAGTGCTCGGTATCTTTATTCGCTTGGCTCAGCGTGATGGTAAAACGCGTTATTTATCTGATATTCCTAAAGTTTGGCAAGATTTAGTCGTTGAGCTTGACTGGCTGTCTCAACATGCTGATGCTCAAATTCAAGAAATGGTTGCGCCGTTTGCCACGTGGCTACAGCAACATATCGCGCCTAAATTTAAGCAAAAGTTTGGTGAAAAATAA